In Propionicimonas paludicola, a single window of DNA contains:
- a CDS encoding FAD-dependent oxidoreductase yields MNDVQNEEPAVAERETLRCQLAVIGGGAAGLMAALEATRRGLDVILLDRLDDLGGNAARAAGHAAFESVEQRNRRVSLTKEGVYQAMMELSDWNANPSLLSRFVERSAEVVDRLLELGIHYDKVIAIDPVHQLTTSHLPTGRMRAVVDVLSTELERRGVRIYRGFRAEQLEVAAGSVSAIVARNNVGAELLIQPCAALIATGGYAASPKLMRRYAGLAKTPSAGNGADTGDGLALAAMAGGHASSLIGAVLVAATTNGRPLTDDISCACVQPTLWVDGSGRRFCNEALALALYRAGDIVARLNQGFAWSIFDQSQIDKLIHSGARRGMGSAILPGTKLTKLRVQLEEDLAGGETAFRADSLEELAGLIGVELEPFINEVSQYHEACAEGVDHRFFKTHNLDPLLHPPFYALRMEATALCTTGAIEVDEFLRVLDHYGNPVGGLYAAGNDAAGPWGKTAITTIGGAPAGFALTSGLLVAEHAAGWCHRH; encoded by the coding sequence GTGAACGATGTTCAGAACGAGGAGCCAGCGGTGGCGGAGCGCGAAACGCTACGGTGCCAGCTCGCCGTCATCGGCGGAGGTGCCGCAGGGCTGATGGCCGCACTTGAAGCGACCCGCCGTGGCCTCGACGTGATCCTCCTCGACCGGCTCGACGACCTGGGCGGAAACGCCGCTCGCGCCGCCGGCCATGCCGCCTTCGAGTCCGTCGAGCAGCGCAACCGACGGGTCTCCCTCACCAAGGAAGGCGTCTACCAGGCGATGATGGAGCTGTCGGACTGGAACGCCAACCCGTCCCTGCTCAGCCGATTCGTCGAGCGCAGTGCTGAGGTGGTGGACCGACTCCTTGAGCTGGGGATCCACTACGACAAGGTGATCGCCATCGATCCGGTGCATCAGTTGACCACCTCGCATCTGCCCACCGGACGGATGCGCGCCGTGGTCGACGTGCTGAGCACCGAACTCGAGCGCCGCGGCGTCCGGATCTATCGCGGCTTTCGAGCCGAGCAGCTGGAGGTCGCCGCCGGGTCGGTCAGCGCGATTGTGGCCAGAAACAATGTGGGAGCCGAGCTACTCATCCAACCGTGCGCCGCGCTGATCGCGACCGGCGGCTATGCCGCCAGCCCGAAGCTGATGCGTCGCTACGCCGGCCTGGCCAAGACGCCCAGCGCGGGCAATGGCGCAGATACCGGGGACGGCCTGGCGCTGGCCGCCATGGCCGGCGGCCATGCGTCCAGCCTGATCGGTGCCGTGTTGGTGGCCGCCACCACCAACGGGCGTCCGCTGACCGACGACATCAGTTGCGCCTGCGTCCAGCCGACCCTGTGGGTGGATGGTTCGGGACGGCGCTTCTGCAACGAGGCCCTGGCCCTGGCCCTCTATCGGGCCGGCGACATTGTGGCCCGGTTGAACCAGGGCTTCGCCTGGTCGATCTTCGACCAGAGCCAGATCGACAAGCTGATCCACTCCGGCGCGCGGCGCGGGATGGGCTCGGCGATCCTGCCCGGGACCAAGCTGACCAAGCTCCGCGTCCAGCTGGAGGAGGATCTCGCCGGCGGGGAGACCGCCTTCCGGGCCGACAGCCTGGAGGAGTTGGCCGGGCTGATCGGAGTCGAGCTGGAGCCCTTCATCAACGAGGTCAGCCAGTATCACGAGGCCTGCGCCGAGGGCGTGGACCACCGCTTCTTCAAGACCCACAACCTCGACCCGCTACTCCATCCGCCGTTCTACGCACTACGGATGGAGGCGACCGCGCTGTGCACCACCGGGGCCATCGAGGTGGACGAGTTCCTGCGCGTCCTGGATCACTACGGAAACCCGGTCGGTGGGCTGTACGCCGCCGGGAATGATGCCGCCGGCCCGTGGGGCAAGACGGCCATCACCACCATCGGCGGCGCCCCGGCCGGCTTTGCACTGACCTCGGGACTCCTGGTCGCCGAACACGCCGCCGGCTGGTGCCATCGGCACTGA
- a CDS encoding response regulator gives MNERAQVLIVDDHALVRDGLIALISRWPEFEVVGSAADGEEAVALAAELHPDLILMDVRMPRLSGVLATRQITAADAHVRVAMLTMSTLGEDVYEALRNGAHAYLSKDMPGDRLHDALQGVLRGEAVLSSAIAAKVLAEFGMPARSPEGPLHERLTDRERDVLRLLVDGLSNEEIGGRLHLSEATVKKHLGSIMVKLHVRNRVQVAVMGLREGIVE, from the coding sequence ATGAATGAACGCGCCCAGGTCCTGATCGTGGACGACCACGCTCTGGTCCGCGACGGACTGATCGCCTTGATCAGCCGCTGGCCCGAGTTCGAGGTCGTCGGCAGCGCCGCCGACGGCGAAGAGGCGGTGGCCCTGGCCGCCGAACTGCATCCGGACCTGATCCTGATGGACGTCCGGATGCCGCGACTGTCCGGCGTGCTGGCCACCCGGCAGATCACCGCGGCCGACGCGCACGTCCGCGTAGCCATGCTGACCATGTCGACCCTGGGCGAGGATGTCTACGAGGCGCTGCGCAACGGCGCCCACGCCTACCTCAGCAAGGACATGCCTGGCGACCGGCTGCACGACGCCTTACAGGGAGTGCTCCGCGGCGAGGCCGTGCTGTCCTCGGCGATCGCCGCCAAGGTGCTCGCCGAGTTCGGGATGCCGGCCCGCAGCCCCGAGGGCCCGCTGCACGAGCGGCTCACCGACCGGGAACGAGATGTGCTGCGGCTGCTGGTGGACGGCCTGTCCAATGAGGAAATCGGTGGCCGGCTGCACTTGTCGGAGGCCACTGTGAAGAAGCATCTGGGCAGCATCATGGTGAAACTGCACGTCCGCAACCGGGTCCAGGTGGCCGTGATGGGCCTCCGAGAGGGGATCGTCGAGTAG
- a CDS encoding sensor histidine kinase yields the protein MAPAYLLDDQVTHQDLIASPEERALIGPELATIELTNRTGRAFVGQTPHLVEVYDETLAWRSLAPKFRKAFPPPGVVVPVQADYRHLGVIMLAFDHGWRMDEPTRAYLEVVGRILGRYWYRWLKSSREHELGALQERRRISEELHVDLSQQVTALSLRLQTLRLDLADPEQASQDLAVVDHLVNGIKRSLRSKMLGLRQDEALIREGLVHTLEGHVEAARTRYQLPIDLSCPSEAEQVPLQVAAQLVRVMQESLANACLHAECTRVQVRVTLPGTVVRLAVIDNGVGLDAERMKSDHLGMRVMSERMALIGGRITLGAAPDGGTMVTAEAPIQFESRPLLERTAGNP from the coding sequence ATGGCTCCTGCCTACCTGCTGGACGATCAAGTCACCCACCAGGATTTGATCGCCAGTCCGGAGGAGCGGGCGCTGATCGGGCCGGAACTGGCCACCATCGAACTCACCAACCGCACCGGACGAGCGTTCGTCGGCCAGACCCCGCACCTGGTCGAGGTCTACGACGAGACCTTGGCCTGGCGCTCCTTGGCTCCCAAGTTCCGCAAGGCCTTTCCGCCGCCCGGCGTCGTCGTTCCGGTCCAGGCCGACTACCGGCATCTCGGTGTGATCATGCTCGCCTTCGATCACGGCTGGCGGATGGACGAGCCCACTCGGGCCTACCTGGAGGTCGTCGGACGGATCCTCGGCCGGTACTGGTATCGGTGGCTGAAGTCGTCCCGTGAGCACGAGTTGGGGGCCTTGCAGGAGCGGCGGCGGATCAGCGAGGAGTTGCACGTCGACCTCTCCCAGCAAGTGACCGCGCTCAGCCTGCGGCTGCAGACCCTCCGGCTCGACTTGGCCGACCCTGAGCAGGCCAGCCAAGACCTGGCCGTCGTTGATCACCTGGTCAATGGCATCAAGCGCAGCCTGCGCAGCAAGATGCTCGGCCTACGCCAAGACGAGGCCCTGATCCGGGAGGGCTTGGTACACACCCTCGAAGGGCACGTTGAGGCGGCCCGCACTCGCTACCAGCTGCCCATCGATCTGAGCTGCCCGTCGGAGGCCGAGCAGGTGCCGTTGCAGGTGGCCGCCCAGCTCGTCCGGGTCATGCAGGAGTCGCTGGCCAATGCCTGCCTGCACGCCGAGTGCACTCGGGTGCAGGTTCGAGTCACCCTGCCCGGCACGGTCGTCCGGCTGGCGGTGATCGACAACGGCGTCGGCCTGGATGCCGAACGGATGAAGAGCGATCACCTCGGGATGCGGGTGATGTCAGAACGAATGGCTCTGATCGGTGGCCGAATCACCCTCGGCGCGGCACCCGATGGCGGCACCATGGTGACTGCGGAGGCCCCGATTCAGTTCGAGTCGCGACCCCTGCTCGAGCGGACGGCGGGAAACCCATGA
- a CDS encoding glycerate kinase → MRIVCAPDSFKGSMSALIAAQAMRDGVRRAVPDAECVLVPMADGGEGTVAALAEALGAELFALTATDALGRPVRAEYAYVAAQRLAVIEVAAAAGLALLRRNELDLARATTFGVGAMILDALDRGARRLIIGLGGSATNDAGAGLMTALGARFLDADGVELPPGGAALAGLARVDLSGLDPRLADLEVQAACDVENALLGLRGCSAVFGPQKGATTSEVHVLDAALSRWADVVEPLVGRRVRELPSSGAAGGLGAGLAAFLGAELVGGAALVADTVGLSGRMAGADWVFTGEGTVDSLTMSGKTPWGVLEVARQAGVPVIIFAGRVAPDASALLSYGVTALVPITPDNQTLSAALSAGPQNLATAAERVARLLFT, encoded by the coding sequence ATGCGGATCGTGTGCGCACCCGATTCCTTCAAAGGCTCAATGAGCGCCCTGATCGCCGCGCAAGCCATGCGCGACGGGGTGCGCCGCGCCGTCCCCGATGCCGAATGCGTGCTGGTGCCGATGGCCGACGGTGGCGAGGGGACGGTGGCCGCGCTGGCTGAGGCTCTCGGTGCCGAGTTGTTCGCCTTGACCGCCACCGATGCCCTGGGACGTCCGGTCCGCGCGGAGTACGCCTATGTCGCTGCGCAGAGGCTGGCGGTGATCGAAGTGGCTGCGGCGGCCGGGCTGGCGCTGCTGCGCCGCAATGAACTCGACCTGGCCCGGGCCACCACGTTCGGCGTCGGCGCCATGATCCTGGACGCGCTCGACCGGGGTGCGCGCCGGCTGATCATCGGGCTGGGCGGATCGGCCACCAATGACGCCGGGGCCGGTCTGATGACCGCGCTGGGGGCTCGCTTCCTCGATGCCGATGGCGTCGAACTCCCACCCGGTGGGGCGGCATTGGCCGGCCTAGCCCGGGTGGACCTGTCCGGGCTCGACCCGCGGCTGGCCGATCTCGAGGTACAGGCTGCCTGTGACGTCGAGAACGCCCTGCTCGGGCTGCGCGGCTGCAGTGCGGTCTTCGGTCCGCAGAAGGGGGCCACCACCAGCGAGGTGCACGTCCTGGACGCGGCACTGTCCCGGTGGGCCGACGTGGTCGAGCCGCTGGTCGGACGCCGAGTCCGGGAGCTGCCCAGTTCGGGCGCGGCCGGAGGGCTCGGTGCCGGGCTGGCGGCTTTCCTTGGTGCCGAGTTGGTCGGCGGTGCCGCGTTGGTCGCCGACACCGTCGGACTGTCCGGACGCATGGCCGGTGCGGACTGGGTGTTCACCGGCGAGGGCACCGTCGACTCCCTGACCATGTCCGGCAAGACGCCGTGGGGCGTGCTCGAGGTGGCCCGCCAGGCGGGTGTGCCGGTGATCATCTTCGCGGGGCGGGTCGCGCCCGATGCCAGTGCGCTGCTCTCCTATGGGGTGACCGCCCTGGTGCCGATCACTCCGGACAATCAAACCCTCAGCGCCGCCCTGTCGGCCGGCCCGCAGAACCTCGCCACGGCAGCCGAGCGGGTCGCCCGGCTGCTGTTCACCTGA
- a CDS encoding ATP-binding cassette domain-containing protein has translation MNTLTQVAPEAATTTELAIEATALQLDGRRGRVFGPVDVAIEPGTLNLITGRAGSGKTSLLLTLVGRMRPNRGSQLTVLGRRLPARTLGVQRRSAAVGIHGLDDLDEEVTVAATLREREAWLAHWYQIVRTPGDARVAEVCAPVFGDSPAPKAKQLVHELDEADNLLLRIALAMLSSPEILVVDDIDALHDTDSRRRVWEALHGLADAGLTIVVSAATSGELSRLGWAVLPTHIRLPEPPARPRARR, from the coding sequence GTGAACACCCTGACGCAGGTCGCCCCAGAGGCGGCGACCACCACCGAGCTGGCCATCGAGGCCACCGCACTTCAGCTGGACGGACGCCGCGGCCGGGTCTTCGGACCCGTCGATGTGGCCATCGAGCCCGGCACTCTGAACCTGATCACCGGCCGCGCCGGCAGCGGCAAGACCTCGCTGCTGCTCACTCTGGTCGGACGCATGCGTCCCAACCGGGGCAGCCAGCTCACCGTCCTTGGCCGTCGGCTTCCGGCCCGCACTCTGGGCGTCCAGCGCCGTAGCGCGGCCGTCGGCATCCACGGCCTGGACGACCTGGACGAGGAGGTCACCGTGGCCGCCACCCTCCGGGAGCGCGAGGCCTGGTTGGCGCACTGGTACCAGATCGTCCGTACCCCTGGTGATGCACGGGTGGCCGAAGTCTGCGCTCCGGTCTTCGGGGACAGCCCTGCACCCAAGGCCAAGCAGCTCGTCCACGAGCTCGACGAGGCCGACAACCTGCTGCTGCGGATCGCGCTGGCCATGCTCAGCAGTCCCGAAATCCTGGTCGTCGACGACATCGACGCCCTGCATGACACCGACTCCCGCCGCCGGGTCTGGGAGGCCCTGCACGGCCTGGCCGACGCCGGTCTGACCATCGTGGTCTCGGCAGCCACCTCCGGTGAGCTCTCCCGGCTGGGCTGGGCCGTCCTGCCCACCCACATCCGGCTGCCCGAGCCCCCGGCCCGTCCGCGCGCTCGCCGCTGA
- a CDS encoding YhgE/Pip domain-containing protein, whose amino-acid sequence MFAWTSHGTELKRFLRQPITRAAIAVMLLIPLLYGAMYVWAFWDPTTHMNELPVALVNTDVPKTDDDGVVRHYGKDVVDELVDDASVGWAVVDPATAEAGVEAGKYYFAVSIPANFTDSILSIGDDHPKAAHINVTYDDSNSFLASTLGKTAMMEVQKAVDTKISKRAVNTLLVGVGDARDGFSTASDGAFTLRDGLVKAEDGADKLNVGAQDLRAGAVKLAAGSGDLADGTAKAAAGTEPLAAGVGALDSGAAQLATGLDTLKTSMPTLTGGLGQLAAGTTTAATGANSLNSGMTAYLAGVKTAGDGAQQVAAGASNLSALSDGLTAVADPSTGAPALAAGVHKLAGNLNTLTTGVSSFATGSEQFASGTGSWVTGAKSWLSGAAGATGGDLVTGTQQVAGGASQLADSTASGSDLAKGAASLASGNSALAGKLGDLDDALADLQASVATSDPTTAAKLAGIRTGLGQAKSSSSALASGADEVADGIASVHSGAAQVSTGATSLKSGWATIHGALVSGGPLADGLTQLDASQKQLATGASGLSTGAAQLADPATAQQVSALVSGADQLSSALTTMKAGATSTTTGIPALQAGASRLAAGFTSTDPNSPGLIAAATQLQAGSSSLASGLDTLSAGAATAVTGAGQLSAGVDALDAGAASLHDGTGQLVQKVPALVDGVQALNSGAHKLAAGTQTLAEGTDQLAANTPTLASGLTDARKGAGKLGSKLFDGATQIPNDSVDIRHDRAKTVATPVTLKSEHIWEADSWGEGFAPFFISLALWVGALITWLLLRPLQTRALMTSVNGFRMAWGSLNSALLLSLGQVTIMLTVMHFAIGLNPKNMIATFCFTMLAAAAFFALQQLFQVTLGSAVGKVVIIALLMVQLASAGGTYPIQTTPSFLQAISPYLPMTYVVSGLRESITGGIEARFWFSVVVMAAIFIVSLALTSIASARKRVWTMSRLHPALSI is encoded by the coding sequence ATGTTCGCTTGGACTTCGCACGGAACCGAACTGAAGAGGTTCCTCCGGCAGCCGATCACCCGCGCCGCTATCGCGGTGATGCTGCTGATCCCGCTCCTCTACGGAGCGATGTACGTGTGGGCCTTCTGGGATCCCACCACCCACATGAACGAACTGCCGGTGGCGCTGGTGAACACCGACGTGCCCAAGACCGACGACGACGGAGTGGTGCGCCACTACGGCAAGGACGTGGTGGACGAGCTCGTCGACGACGCTTCGGTCGGTTGGGCTGTGGTCGATCCGGCCACCGCTGAGGCCGGGGTCGAAGCCGGCAAGTACTACTTCGCCGTGAGCATTCCGGCCAACTTCACCGACTCGATCCTCTCGATCGGCGACGATCACCCCAAGGCCGCCCACATCAACGTGACCTACGACGACTCCAACTCCTTCCTGGCCTCGACGCTGGGCAAGACCGCCATGATGGAGGTGCAGAAGGCCGTCGACACCAAGATCAGCAAGCGGGCCGTCAACACCCTGCTGGTCGGGGTGGGCGACGCCCGGGACGGCTTCTCGACCGCGTCCGATGGCGCCTTCACCCTGCGCGACGGCCTGGTCAAGGCCGAGGACGGGGCTGACAAGCTCAACGTCGGCGCTCAGGACCTGCGGGCCGGTGCCGTGAAGCTGGCCGCAGGCTCCGGTGATCTGGCCGACGGCACCGCGAAGGCTGCCGCCGGCACCGAACCGCTGGCCGCCGGCGTCGGCGCCCTGGACTCCGGTGCCGCTCAGCTGGCCACCGGCCTGGACACTCTGAAGACCTCGATGCCGACCCTGACCGGCGGCCTGGGCCAGCTGGCCGCCGGCACGACCACTGCCGCCACCGGAGCGAACTCACTGAACAGCGGGATGACCGCCTACCTGGCCGGGGTAAAGACCGCCGGCGACGGCGCCCAGCAGGTGGCTGCGGGGGCGTCCAACCTGAGCGCACTGAGTGACGGCCTGACTGCGGTTGCGGATCCGTCCACCGGAGCCCCGGCGCTGGCCGCTGGCGTGCACAAGCTGGCCGGCAACCTGAACACGCTGACTACCGGAGTGAGCAGCTTCGCCACCGGGTCGGAACAGTTCGCGTCCGGCACTGGCAGCTGGGTCACCGGAGCCAAGAGCTGGCTGTCCGGAGCGGCCGGTGCCACCGGCGGTGACCTGGTCACCGGCACCCAGCAGGTGGCCGGCGGTGCCTCCCAGCTGGCCGACTCCACGGCCAGCGGCTCCGATCTGGCCAAGGGCGCGGCCTCGCTCGCCAGCGGCAACTCCGCGCTGGCCGGCAAGCTCGGCGACCTCGATGACGCCCTGGCCGACCTGCAGGCCTCGGTGGCGACCTCCGATCCGACCACGGCAGCCAAGCTGGCCGGCATTCGCACCGGCCTGGGCCAGGCCAAGTCCAGTTCCTCGGCGCTGGCGTCCGGGGCGGACGAGGTGGCCGACGGCATCGCGTCCGTGCACAGCGGTGCGGCGCAGGTCTCGACCGGCGCCACTTCGCTGAAGAGCGGCTGGGCCACGATCCATGGCGCGCTGGTCTCCGGCGGTCCGCTGGCCGACGGTCTGACCCAGCTGGATGCCAGCCAGAAGCAGCTGGCCACTGGTGCCTCCGGGCTCAGCACGGGGGCGGCCCAGCTGGCCGACCCGGCCACCGCGCAGCAGGTGAGTGCCCTGGTCTCCGGGGCCGACCAGCTGTCCTCGGCGCTGACCACCATGAAGGCCGGCGCGACCAGCACCACCACCGGCATTCCGGCGCTGCAGGCCGGGGCGTCCCGGTTGGCGGCCGGCTTCACCAGCACCGACCCGAACAGCCCGGGCCTGATCGCCGCGGCCACGCAGCTGCAGGCCGGATCGTCCTCGCTGGCCTCCGGCCTGGACACCCTGTCGGCCGGTGCGGCCACTGCGGTCACCGGAGCGGGTCAGCTGTCCGCCGGCGTGGACGCTCTGGACGCCGGTGCGGCCAGCCTGCACGACGGGACGGGTCAGCTCGTCCAGAAGGTGCCGGCCCTGGTGGACGGCGTCCAGGCGCTGAACTCCGGTGCGCACAAGCTGGCTGCCGGCACCCAGACCCTGGCTGAAGGCACTGATCAGCTCGCCGCCAACACTCCGACGCTCGCCTCGGGCCTGACCGATGCCCGTAAGGGTGCCGGCAAGCTGGGCAGCAAGCTGTTCGACGGCGCCACTCAGATCCCCAACGACAGCGTGGACATCCGGCACGACCGGGCCAAGACGGTGGCCACCCCGGTGACGCTGAAGTCCGAACACATCTGGGAGGCCGACTCCTGGGGTGAGGGCTTCGCACCGTTCTTCATCTCGCTGGCCCTGTGGGTGGGCGCGCTGATCACCTGGTTGCTGCTGCGTCCGCTGCAGACCCGGGCGCTGATGACCTCGGTGAACGGGTTCCGGATGGCGTGGGGCTCGCTGAACTCGGCGCTGCTGCTCTCGCTGGGGCAGGTGACGATCATGCTGACCGTGATGCACTTCGCGATCGGCCTGAACCCGAAGAACATGATCGCGACCTTCTGCTTCACGATGCTGGCCGCGGCGGCGTTCTTCGCACTGCAGCAGCTGTTCCAGGTGACCCTGGGGTCGGCGGTCGGCAAGGTGGTGATCATCGCCCTGCTGATGGTCCAGCTGGCCTCGGCCGGTGGTACCTACCCGATCCAGACCACGCCGTCCTTCCTGCAGGCGATCAGTCCGTACTTGCCGATGACCTACGTGGTCTCCGGCCTGCGGGAGTCGATCACCGGTGGGATTGAGGCCAGGTTCTGGTTCTCCGTGGTGGTGATGGCCGCTATCTTCATCGTGTCGCTCGCGCTCACCTCGATCGCCTCGGCCCGCAAGCGGGTCTGGACGATGTCGCGGCTGCACCCGGCACTGAGTATCTAG
- a CDS encoding TetR/AcrR family transcriptional regulator: MSTPVKTDGRVARRIGTREAIMDAAAELFAARGVTSTSIDEIAEKAGIAKGSIYYNFESKAGLVQAVMVHAGEVMAETMAEASAGRHGLELRAAVVRALLALVRDHVAEARMMVAELFRTDRSWRESIEAWRAITVAPLVHDLEASGVGPAQARLQAAAILGAALTAAMEWLVFHPEYGYDEVSDAVLATLGHS, from the coding sequence ATGTCCACTCCGGTCAAGACGGACGGACGGGTGGCCCGGCGCATCGGCACCCGCGAGGCGATCATGGACGCAGCGGCTGAGCTGTTCGCGGCCCGTGGGGTGACCTCAACGTCGATCGACGAGATCGCCGAGAAGGCCGGCATCGCCAAGGGCTCGATCTACTACAACTTCGAGTCCAAGGCCGGCCTGGTGCAGGCCGTGATGGTACATGCCGGCGAGGTGATGGCCGAGACCATGGCCGAGGCCTCCGCCGGACGGCACGGCCTCGAACTGCGGGCCGCGGTGGTGCGGGCGCTGCTCGCCCTGGTCCGCGACCACGTGGCCGAAGCCCGGATGATGGTGGCCGAGCTGTTCCGCACCGACCGCAGCTGGCGGGAGTCGATCGAAGCCTGGCGGGCGATCACCGTGGCCCCGCTGGTGCACGACCTGGAGGCGTCCGGGGTCGGCCCGGCGCAGGCCCGGCTGCAGGCCGCCGCCATCCTCGGGGCAGCCCTCACCGCGGCGATGGAGTGGCTGGTCTTCCATCCCGAGTACGGCTACGACGAGGTCTCCGACGCCGTCCTGGCCACTCTGGGCCACTCCTGA
- a CDS encoding YbjQ family protein translates to MLIVTSNDIPGYRVKAVLGEVMGMTVRSANIGANIVAGFRSLGGGEVTEYTKLVYDSRHEVMNRMWQEAVSRGGNAIVAMRFDTGDIAQSFSEVCAYGTAVIVEPIPAGEPGATDQSAQQAAQR, encoded by the coding sequence ATGTTGATCGTGACCAGCAACGACATCCCCGGCTACCGGGTGAAGGCCGTTCTCGGCGAGGTGATGGGGATGACCGTCCGCAGCGCCAATATCGGCGCCAACATCGTCGCCGGCTTCCGTTCGCTGGGCGGGGGCGAGGTGACCGAGTACACCAAGCTGGTCTACGACAGCCGCCACGAAGTGATGAACCGGATGTGGCAGGAAGCCGTCTCCCGCGGCGGCAATGCGATCGTGGCCATGCGGTTCGACACCGGCGACATCGCCCAGTCGTTCTCCGAGGTCTGCGCCTACGGAACCGCGGTCATCGTCGAGCCGATTCCGGCCGGCGAGCCGGGCGCTACCGACCAGTCGGCCCAGCAGGCCGCGCAGCGCTAG